A stretch of Bombus affinis isolate iyBomAffi1 unplaced genomic scaffold, iyBomAffi1.2 ctg00000293.1, whole genome shotgun sequence DNA encodes these proteins:
- the LOC126927884 gene encoding G-patch domain and KOW motifs-containing protein-like, which translates to MAEEGKKISFGFAKSIKKPVLKNAIPQEKKKVDYIECLDEKGIKVIGEEEKKDEPLIIPLLGSKTWHDRFVNKIDVNIFLPKADKEKVGDASVNEAKSKLSNGKTSPIISIKKEPVEDSENKVVTLEEQATKEIIEELKSKNKYETKTNDLTLPLVEDESLRGKEQSTLEDYEKIPIDAFGVAMLRGMGWQPGKGIG; encoded by the exons atggcagaagaaggaaagaagatttccttcggttttgcgaaatctattaagaaacctgtgttaaaaaatgctattccacaagaaaaaaagaaagttgattacattgaatgccttgatgagaaaggtattaaagtaatagg tgaggaagaaaaaaaagatgaacctctaattattccattactaggttcaaaaacctggcatgatagatttgttaataaaatagatgtaaacattttccttccgaaggcagataaggaaaaggtaggagacgctagtgttaacgaggcaaaatcaaagctatctaatggaaaaacatcgccaataatatcaataaagaaagagccagttgaagatagtgaaaataaagttgttactttagaagagcaagcgacaaaggaaatcattgaggaacttaagtcaaagaataaatatgaaactaaaacaaatgatttaactttacctttagtagaagatgaatcattaagaggcaaagaacag tctacgttagaagattatgaaaaaattcctattgatgcttttggtgtagcaatgttacggggaatgggatggcaaccaggaaagggaattggttga